From a region of the Solanum stenotomum isolate F172 chromosome 2, ASM1918654v1, whole genome shotgun sequence genome:
- the LOC125856538 gene encoding DNA mismatch repair protein MLH1 isoform X2 — MEIEETIIEVEMEDEAIPAPIPKEPPKILRLEECVVNRIAAGEVIQRPVSAVKELIENSLDADSTSISVVVKDGGLKLIQVSDDGHGICYEDLPILCERHTTSKLSKFEDLQSIRSMGFRGEALASMTYVGHVTVTTITMGQLHGYRATYRDGLMVDEPKACAAVKGTQIMIENLFYNMAARRKTLQNSADDYPKIVDLISRFAIHHTHVSFSCRKHGAGRADVHTIATSSRLDAIRSVYGVSVARNLMNIEVSDTGPLNSVFKMDGFISNSNYIAKKITMVLFMNDRLVDCGALKRAIEIVYTATLPKASKPFIYMSIILPPEHVDVNIHPTKREVSLLNQEFVIEKIQSVVGSKLRSSNESRTFQEQTMDFSSSSPTATSKDSIKEPSPSGIKSQKVPHKMVRTDTLDPSGRLHAYMQMKPPGNSERGSCLSSVRSSIRLRRNPSETADLTSIQELVNEIDNDCHPGLLDIVRNCTYTGMADEIFALLQHNTHLYLVNVINLSKELMYQQVLRRFAHFNAIQLSEPASLPELVMLALKEEGTDPEGNESKELRGKIAEMNTELLKQKAGMLEEYFSIHIDSNGNMSRLPVILDQYTPDMDRIPEFILCLGNDVDWEDEKICFQTIAAALGNFYAMHPPLLRNPSGDGLKFYRKRVLSSGSEVTSTENIARTNF, encoded by the exons ATGGAAATTGAAGAGACTATTATTGAAGTGGAAATGGAAGATGAAGCCATCCCAGCGCCGATTCCGAAGGAGCCGCCGAAGATTCTGCGGCTGGAGGAATGTGTGGTGAACAGAATAGCGGCTGGCGAAGTCATCCAACGGCCAGTCTCTGCCGTGAAAGAGCTCATTGAGAATAGCCTGGATGCTGATTCCACCTCTATTTCTGTTGTTGTTAAGGATGGCGGTCTTAAACTTATCCAAGTTTCCGACGATGGCCATGGAATCtgt tATGAAGATTTGCCAATTTTATGCGAGAGGCATACTACGTCCAAGCTGAGTAAATTTGAAGATTTGCAGTCCATTAGGTCGATGGGATTTAGAGGAGAAGCCTTGGCTAGCATGACATATGTGGGTCACGTCACTGTCACCACCATTACTATGGGCCAGTTACATGGATACAG GGCAACATATAGAGATGGTTTGATGGTGGATGAGCCAAAGGCTTGTGCTGCTGTCAAGGGTACCCAGATAATG attgaaaatttattttataacatgGCTGCGCGAAGGAAAACCCTTCAGAATTCTGCCGATGACTATCCAAAAATTGTTGACCTTATTAGTAGGTTTGCAATTCATCACACACACGTGAGCTTCTCTTGTAGAAAG CATGGAGCTGGTAGAGCAGATGTTCACACTATTGCTACTTCTTCAAGGCTTGATGCAATTAGATCCGTTTATGGAGTTTCAGTTGCTCGAAATCTGATGAATATCGAAGTTTCTGATACTGGTCCATTAAATTCAGTTTTTAAGATGGATGGTTTCATCTCCAACTCTAATTATATTGCGAAGAAGATAACAATGGTGCTTTTTATGAATG ATAGACTCGTTGATTGTGGTGCTTTGAAGAGGGCAATTGAAATAGTCTATACTGCAACATTGCCTAAAGCATCAAAACCTTTCATATACATGTCAATCATTTTGCCGCCCGAGCATGTTGATGTGAATATACACCCAACAAAGAGAGAG GTAAGCCTTTTGAATCAAGAGTTCGTCATTGAGAAGATCCAGTCTGTAGTAGGGTCAAAATTGAGAAGCTCCAATGAGTCGAGGACATTCCAGGAACAG ACTATGGATTTTTCTTCATCCAGTCCAACGGCCACAAGTAAAGATTCCATTAAAGAACCGTCTCCTTCTG GGATAAAGTCacaaaaagtgccacataaaatggtaCGAACAGATACTTTGGACCCTTCTGGAAGGCTGCACGCTTACATGCAAATGAAGCCTCCTGGTAATTCAGAAAGAGGTTCTTGCTTGAGCTCTGTGAG GTCTTCTATCAGACTAAGGAGGAATCCTAGTGAAACCGCAGACCTCACTAGCATCCAAGAGCTTGTTAATGAGATTGATAATGACTGTCACCCTG GTCTATTGGATATTGTTAGGAATTGCACATATACTGGGATGGCGGATGAGATTTTTGCTTTGCTTCAACACAATACACACCTTTATCTTGTTAATGTGATTAACTTGAG TAAAGAGCTTATGTATCAGCAAGTTTTACGTCGGTTTGCCCATTTCAATGCAATTCAACTGAGTGAACCAGCATCATTACCTGAGTTAGTAATGCTTGCTCTGAAAGAAGAGGGTACAGATCCAGAAGGCAATGAAAGCAAAGAGCTAAGAGGAAAGATTGCCGAG ATGAATACAGAACTGCTCAAGCAAAAGGCTGGAATGCTAGAGGAGTATTTTAGTATTCATATCGATTCAAATGGCAATATGTCTAGGCTTCCTGTTATACTGGATCAGTACACACCTGACATGGACCGCATCCCAGAATTTATACTTTGTTTAGGAAATGAT